One region of Agrobacterium tumefaciens genomic DNA includes:
- a CDS encoding peptidoglycan D,D-transpeptidase FtsI family protein: MSFLSRVMVLKSKAHFSASTTGIHTDHAAFEGARKKRAAQAKSRVGLIIFGFIAFYGVVGGRLVQYGLAEQETVSSIAPADRLMASRPDLLDRNGEVLATDIRTVSLFAEPHRIVDIDEAIEKLRTVLPDLDQRGTYQKLSSNSRFQWLRRQLTPKQQSQILALGIPGVGFRPEKRRFYPGGPTAAHVVGHVNIDNRGVAGMERYVDSQGLADLTALGMTSDQPLEPVKLSIDLRVQSIVREVVTSAITKFQAIGAGAVVLDVHTGEVLAMASVPDYDPNNPAEGAKEGWLNRMSNGTFEMGSTFKSFTIAMGLDSGRVRLGDMFDARYPIRIGGFTIKDFHGKGRMLSVPEIFQYSSNIGTAKIADTVGTEGHKEFLTRLGLLTRMQTELPEVALPSQPREWKKINSITISFGHGVSTTPLQTAVAGAALVNGGKLIEPTFLPRTREQADQVAKQVLKPGASKDMRFLFEWNGVNGSGRNARVDGFNVGGKTGTADKVVNGRYVHDKNFNAFLSAFPMDDPQYVVLSFIDEPKTDKGNGAALAGTSAAPMVHDIISRTAAVLGVKPKFGKDGSALLVSY, from the coding sequence ATGTCTTTTCTCTCCCGCGTCATGGTTCTGAAGAGCAAGGCTCACTTTTCCGCCAGCACCACCGGCATTCATACTGACCATGCTGCTTTCGAGGGCGCTCGCAAGAAGAGGGCGGCCCAGGCGAAAAGCCGCGTCGGTCTCATCATTTTCGGCTTCATCGCCTTTTACGGCGTCGTGGGCGGCCGTCTGGTGCAATATGGCCTTGCAGAGCAGGAAACGGTTTCGAGCATTGCCCCTGCCGACCGGCTGATGGCGTCGCGTCCCGATCTTCTTGATCGTAACGGCGAGGTTCTGGCGACTGATATCCGCACCGTGTCGCTGTTTGCGGAGCCGCATCGCATCGTCGATATCGACGAAGCCATCGAGAAGCTGCGCACTGTATTGCCAGATCTCGACCAGCGCGGCACCTATCAGAAGCTTTCCTCCAATTCGCGCTTTCAGTGGCTGCGCCGTCAGTTGACGCCGAAGCAGCAGAGCCAGATCCTGGCGCTCGGCATTCCCGGTGTCGGTTTCCGCCCGGAAAAACGCCGCTTCTACCCTGGCGGGCCAACAGCTGCCCATGTTGTCGGTCACGTCAATATCGACAATCGCGGTGTTGCCGGAATGGAACGTTACGTCGACAGCCAGGGACTGGCCGATCTGACGGCGCTCGGCATGACCAGCGATCAGCCGCTGGAGCCGGTGAAGCTTTCCATCGATCTACGCGTCCAGTCCATCGTGCGTGAAGTCGTGACCTCGGCCATTACCAAGTTCCAGGCGATCGGCGCGGGGGCTGTGGTTCTGGATGTGCATACCGGCGAAGTGCTCGCTATGGCCTCTGTGCCGGATTATGATCCGAACAACCCGGCAGAAGGTGCCAAGGAAGGATGGCTCAACCGCATGTCGAACGGCACGTTCGAAATGGGCTCCACCTTTAAATCCTTCACCATTGCCATGGGTCTCGATTCGGGTCGCGTCCGCCTGGGCGATATGTTCGACGCGCGTTATCCGATCCGCATCGGTGGCTTCACCATCAAGGACTTCCACGGCAAGGGCCGCATGCTCTCGGTGCCGGAAATCTTCCAGTATTCGTCGAACATCGGTACGGCAAAAATCGCCGACACCGTGGGGACCGAAGGACACAAGGAATTCCTGACGCGGCTTGGCCTTCTGACGCGCATGCAGACCGAACTGCCTGAAGTGGCGCTGCCTTCGCAGCCCCGCGAATGGAAGAAGATCAACTCGATCACCATTTCATTCGGCCACGGCGTTTCAACAACGCCGTTGCAGACAGCAGTTGCCGGTGCCGCGCTCGTCAATGGTGGGAAGTTGATCGAGCCGACATTCCTGCCGCGCACGCGCGAACAGGCGGATCAGGTCGCAAAACAGGTGCTGAAGCCCGGCGCCAGCAAGGATATGCGCTTCCTGTTCGAATGGAACGGTGTCAACGGTTCTGGCCGTAATGCGCGCGTCGACGGTTTCAATGTCGGCGGCAAGACCGGTACGGCTGACAAGGTCGTCAATGGCCGTTATGTGCATGACAAGAACTTCAATGCCTTCCTTTCGGCATTCCCGATGGACGACCCGCAATATGTGGTGCTCTCTTTCATCGACGAACCGAAGACGGACAAGGGCAATGGCGCGGCACTTGCAGGCACCTCGGCTGCGCCGATGGTGCACGATATCATCAGCCGCACGGCGGCAGTGCTGGGCGTGAAGCCGAAGTTCGGCAAGGATGGCTCGGCCTTGCTCGTGTCTTATTGA
- the ftsL gene encoding cell division protein FtsL: MLRTFDVVLMGVMVAAAVVTYSIKHKTDLKLEQVRKLETEIKLEKDTIDLLRADWALLTQPNRLHRLVNAYQDELGLSPTLPTQLAQPRELPMLRSQLPQPPEPEGMSVADVIAAAVNGSKPGATLGGAAKKKSPPAGQIAANGAPVPTPRARVSRPTAAPAPAVAAVAGDEDGEMDETITGSVDR, encoded by the coding sequence ATGCTGCGCACATTCGATGTCGTGTTGATGGGGGTCATGGTCGCTGCGGCGGTGGTGACCTATTCGATCAAGCACAAGACCGATCTCAAGTTGGAACAGGTCCGCAAGCTTGAGACCGAAATCAAGCTCGAAAAAGACACGATCGATCTTTTGCGGGCCGACTGGGCACTGCTGACGCAGCCGAACCGCCTTCATCGTCTCGTGAATGCCTATCAGGACGAGCTTGGCCTTTCGCCGACGCTGCCGACACAATTGGCGCAGCCGCGGGAATTGCCGATGCTGCGCTCGCAATTGCCGCAGCCGCCCGAGCCGGAAGGCATGAGCGTTGCGGATGTCATCGCCGCCGCCGTCAACGGCTCCAAGCCGGGCGCTACGCTTGGCGGAGCTGCCAAGAAGAAATCACCGCCCGCCGGCCAGATTGCCGCCAATGGCGCTCCTGTTCCAACACCGCGGGCGCGTGTTTCCCGTCCCACGGCGGCTCCGGCTCCTGCCGTCGCCGCTGTCGCAGGCGATGAAGATGGCGAAATGGATGAAACCATAACTGGATCGGTGGACCGCTGA
- the rsmH gene encoding 16S rRNA (cytosine(1402)-N(4))-methyltransferase RsmH, whose amino-acid sequence MAANSGGRSSDAGEGPQRHIPVLLREVIAALEPASGKVILDGTFGAGGYTQAILDQGANVIALDRDPNAIAGGQAMVAANGGRLTLIQSQFSDLARHAPEGGLDGVVLDIGVSSMQIDEAERGFSFQKNGPLDMRMSSSGVSAADVVNRAKVGDLIRIFGFLGEEKQPGRIARAIEKKRAEEPFRTTRDLAGLIEIVTPRKAKDKIHPATRVFQALRVFVNDELGELAQALFAAERALKPGGRLVVVTFHSLEDRIVKKFFSERSGKAAGSRHLPMVEDKPAIFENIGKPMIAASDEEAEINPRARSAKLRAGLRTAAPARAADFSIFELPDLASLEKMGG is encoded by the coding sequence ATGGCGGCGAATTCTGGCGGGCGATCTTCTGATGCCGGTGAGGGACCTCAGCGTCACATCCCGGTCCTGCTTCGCGAAGTGATCGCTGCGCTCGAACCCGCATCTGGCAAGGTCATCCTCGACGGCACTTTCGGCGCCGGTGGCTACACCCAGGCAATTCTCGATCAAGGTGCCAATGTCATCGCGCTTGACCGCGATCCGAACGCGATCGCCGGCGGCCAGGCCATGGTTGCTGCAAATGGCGGCAGGCTTACCCTCATTCAATCGCAATTTTCCGATCTGGCAAGGCACGCGCCGGAAGGCGGTCTTGACGGCGTGGTTCTCGATATCGGCGTTTCCTCCATGCAGATAGACGAGGCCGAGCGCGGTTTTTCCTTCCAAAAGAACGGTCCTCTCGACATGCGCATGTCTAGCTCCGGCGTTTCGGCGGCGGATGTCGTCAATCGCGCCAAGGTCGGCGATCTCATCCGCATCTTCGGTTTTCTCGGCGAGGAAAAGCAGCCGGGCCGCATCGCCCGCGCCATTGAAAAGAAGAGGGCGGAAGAGCCCTTCCGCACCACGCGCGATCTGGCGGGCCTCATTGAAATCGTTACGCCGCGCAAGGCTAAAGACAAGATCCATCCCGCAACACGGGTGTTTCAGGCGCTGCGCGTTTTCGTCAATGACGAACTCGGCGAATTGGCGCAGGCCCTGTTTGCTGCCGAGCGGGCTTTGAAGCCCGGCGGCCGGCTGGTTGTCGTCACGTTCCATTCGCTCGAAGACCGCATCGTCAAGAAATTCTTCTCCGAACGTTCCGGAAAGGCGGCGGGTTCCCGCCATCTGCCGATGGTGGAGGACAAGCCCGCCATTTTCGAAAATATCGGCAAGCCGATGATCGCTGCAAGCGACGAGGAGGCGGAGATCAATCCGCGGGCCCGTTCGGCCAAGCTGCGCGCGGGCCTGCGCACGGCGGCACCTGCCCGGGCGGCAGATTTTTCGATTTTCGAACTTCCCGATCTCGCCAGCCTTGAAAAGATGGGAGGCTGA
- the mraZ gene encoding division/cell wall cluster transcriptional repressor MraZ produces MDRFLSNVTNRIDAKGRVSVPSPFRSVLAQRGIQELYCLQDFAFPAISVGGPDLLERYERQIASMDAFSPEANAMSLLVHGGGVFMKLDQEGRLMVTDFVREFTGISTDVTFVGRADHFQLWQPQAFLAAQAAARAGRGFSAARPA; encoded by the coding sequence ATGGACCGCTTTTTATCGAACGTAACGAACAGGATCGACGCCAAGGGGCGCGTTTCGGTTCCGTCTCCGTTTCGTTCGGTGCTGGCACAGCGTGGGATTCAGGAGCTTTATTGTCTTCAGGATTTCGCGTTTCCGGCAATCAGTGTCGGCGGTCCGGATTTGCTGGAGCGCTACGAGCGGCAGATCGCGTCCATGGATGCCTTCTCGCCGGAGGCAAACGCAATGTCGCTGCTGGTACACGGCGGCGGCGTTTTCATGAAGCTCGATCAGGAAGGTCGGTTGATGGTGACGGATTTCGTCCGGGAATTTACCGGCATATCCACGGATGTCACCTTCGTTGGACGAGCGGATCATTTTCAGCTTTGGCAACCGCAGGCGTTTTTGGCGGCGCAGGCGGCAGCAAGAGCGGGGCGCGGTTTTTCGGCTGCACGCCCCGCATAG
- a CDS encoding FAD-dependent oxidoreductase produces MSGHFKYIVVGRGMMGAAAARHLAETTEGVALIGPGEPADIKSHPGVFASHYDEARITRTIDGDADWALLANRSIARYTDIAARSGVEFYAPVGCLMVGPERGGDNPFVDNVCEAAARLRVSTEMLDDAGLKSAFPYFSFEPGCEGVFEKDNAGYVNPRALVKAQSVLADKAGVTLIDDIVVSTREEAGRARVETASGAVYTADRVLVAAGGFSITKDLLPQPVALNVYARTVAFFEVDEAELGQYAGMPSLIYEPRDTTKHIYLLPPVRYPDGRFYLKIGGDPDDKKLDSDPEIRAWFRSGGRESVRDHLSAIVGTLVPSIDRSRISMAACVVSKTPGGYPAIGFTTSPRIAVLTGGNGTAAKSSDEIGRLGALLLRDGKIGNDAYATDFKPAFL; encoded by the coding sequence ATGTCGGGACATTTCAAATATATCGTTGTCGGTCGTGGCATGATGGGTGCTGCCGCCGCCCGCCATCTGGCGGAAACCACCGAAGGTGTGGCCCTGATCGGCCCCGGTGAACCTGCCGACATCAAGTCACATCCGGGTGTTTTCGCCAGCCATTATGATGAGGCGCGCATTACCCGCACCATTGATGGCGATGCGGACTGGGCGCTACTCGCCAACCGCTCGATCGCGCGCTACACCGACATCGCGGCAAGGAGCGGCGTGGAATTTTACGCTCCCGTCGGCTGTCTGATGGTTGGGCCTGAACGCGGTGGCGACAATCCCTTTGTCGACAACGTCTGTGAGGCAGCGGCGCGTCTGCGGGTTTCCACGGAAATGCTTGACGACGCAGGTCTGAAAAGCGCCTTTCCCTATTTCTCCTTCGAGCCGGGCTGCGAGGGCGTGTTCGAAAAGGACAATGCCGGTTACGTCAATCCGCGCGCGCTGGTGAAGGCGCAGAGCGTTCTGGCAGACAAAGCCGGCGTTACGCTCATCGACGATATAGTTGTCTCGACGCGGGAAGAGGCTGGCCGTGCACGCGTCGAGACGGCCTCGGGCGCGGTTTATACGGCAGACCGGGTGCTGGTCGCTGCGGGTGGCTTCTCGATCACGAAGGATTTGTTGCCGCAGCCCGTCGCTCTCAATGTCTATGCGCGCACCGTCGCCTTCTTCGAGGTAGACGAGGCGGAGCTGGGACAATATGCGGGCATGCCGTCGCTGATTTACGAGCCGCGCGACACGACGAAACATATCTATCTCCTGCCGCCCGTCCGTTATCCCGATGGCAGGTTCTATCTGAAAATCGGCGGCGATCCCGATGATAAGAAGCTCGATAGCGATCCCGAAATCCGCGCATGGTTCCGTTCCGGCGGGCGCGAAAGCGTTCGCGACCATCTCTCCGCCATCGTCGGGACCTTGGTGCCATCCATCGACCGGTCGCGCATTTCCATGGCCGCCTGCGTGGTGTCCAAAACGCCGGGCGGTTATCCGGCCATCGGCTTTACGACGTCACCGCGCATTGCGGTTCTGACTGGCGGCAACGGTACGGCGGCCAAGAGTTCCGACGAGATCGGGCGGTTAGGCGCCCTGTTGCTGCGGGATGGAAAAATTGGCAACGACGCCTATGCAACGGATTTCAAGCCTGCATTTCTTTGA
- a CDS encoding NAD(P)/FAD-dependent oxidoreductase — MPDFKYIVVGAGMMGAAAARHLSAQTDGVALIGPDEPADRKTHNGVFSSHYDEARITRGFDGDPVWAELAQRSIRRYAEIEAKSGIRFFTEAGCLFTGNGKGLAGDYVSRALVSTDRLGLGVETIGSDALAGRFPMFSLPSDHDGYFEAHNAGHVNPRALVRAQCKIAAAQGARLIRETAAHVRDTSQGVEVSTREGAVHTAEKVIVAAGGFTNMADLLPSPVDMAATGRTIVFFELDEARQALFGSMPSTIVLAETEDDIVYILPPVRYPDGKVYLKIGGESEKGRLETLAEAVGWFHSDGTPGEVEFLTKRALSLMPELAGCPVTSGSCVASITRSGYPYIGYTQSSNIAVLTGGNFVSAKSSDEIGRLGAVLLLHGQLTESDFAAEMSPVFI; from the coding sequence ATGCCGGATTTCAAATATATCGTGGTCGGTGCCGGAATGATGGGTGCGGCGGCAGCGAGACACCTTTCGGCGCAAACGGATGGCGTGGCGCTGATCGGGCCGGATGAACCCGCCGATCGCAAGACCCATAACGGTGTGTTTTCAAGTCACTATGACGAGGCGCGCATCACCCGTGGTTTCGATGGCGATCCCGTATGGGCGGAGCTGGCGCAACGCTCCATCCGGCGCTATGCCGAGATCGAAGCAAAAAGCGGCATCCGTTTCTTCACCGAAGCGGGCTGCCTGTTTACGGGAAACGGTAAGGGGCTTGCCGGAGACTACGTTTCGCGAGCCTTGGTCTCGACCGACCGTCTCGGTCTAGGCGTGGAAACGATTGGCAGCGATGCGCTGGCTGGCCGGTTCCCGATGTTTTCCCTGCCGTCGGATCACGACGGTTACTTCGAGGCGCACAATGCCGGCCACGTCAATCCGCGTGCGCTTGTGAGGGCGCAATGCAAGATTGCTGCTGCGCAGGGCGCGCGACTGATCCGCGAGACGGCGGCGCATGTTCGCGATACCTCCCAAGGTGTGGAAGTTTCCACCAGGGAAGGGGCCGTACACACGGCCGAAAAGGTCATAGTGGCGGCTGGCGGTTTCACCAACATGGCTGATCTTCTGCCTTCCCCGGTCGATATGGCGGCAACGGGCCGCACCATCGTGTTTTTCGAACTGGACGAAGCAAGGCAGGCCCTCTTCGGCTCCATGCCCTCGACCATCGTGCTGGCGGAGACCGAGGACGATATCGTCTATATTCTGCCCCCTGTGCGTTACCCCGACGGCAAGGTCTATCTGAAGATCGGCGGTGAGAGCGAAAAGGGCAGGCTGGAAACGCTGGCCGAAGCAGTCGGCTGGTTTCATTCCGACGGCACGCCGGGCGAAGTGGAATTCCTGACGAAACGGGCGCTATCGCTCATGCCGGAACTTGCGGGCTGCCCCGTGACCTCTGGTTCCTGCGTCGCATCCATTACTCGTAGCGGTTATCCATATATCGGCTATACGCAATCTTCCAATATCGCGGTTCTGACCGGTGGCAATTTCGTTTCCGCCAAGTCTTCCGACGAAATCGGGCGGCTAGGCGCGGTGCTGCTTCTGCATGGCCAGCTGACCGAGAGTGATTTTGCCGCCGAAATGTCGCCGGTTTTTATCTGA
- a CDS encoding lytic transglycosylase domain-containing protein, which translates to MNRVFVAVAAGVAMLVSQAGIAFAKDEDVKTKTVTLGTFFRTPGYPVPEKSLPSSLKNDYSDLIVKYAKRYGVPTNLAHAVVSVESKFNPRARGSAGEVGLMQIKPATARMMGFRGTTKALFDPETNIRWGMQYLATAHQLGGGEVCSTILRYNAGHGATRMNPVSKRYCGKVQALLAS; encoded by the coding sequence ATGAACAGAGTTTTTGTTGCTGTCGCAGCGGGCGTTGCTATGCTCGTTTCGCAGGCGGGGATTGCTTTTGCCAAAGACGAGGACGTCAAGACCAAAACCGTGACGCTGGGGACCTTCTTCCGTACGCCCGGTTATCCCGTTCCCGAAAAGAGCCTGCCTTCGTCGCTCAAGAACGACTATTCCGATCTGATCGTCAAATATGCCAAGCGTTACGGCGTCCCCACCAATCTGGCCCATGCCGTCGTTTCTGTAGAAAGCAAGTTCAACCCTAGGGCTCGCGGCAGCGCAGGCGAGGTCGGGCTGATGCAGATCAAGCCGGCAACGGCGCGCATGATGGGCTTTCGCGGCACGACCAAAGCCCTCTTCGACCCCGAGACCAATATTCGCTGGGGCATGCAATATCTGGCAACCGCACACCAGCTTGGCGGCGGTGAGGTTTGCAGCACGATCCTGCGTTACAATGCCGGCCACGGCGCCACCCGCATGAACCCGGTGTCCAAGCGTTATTGCGGCAAGGTCCAGGCGCTTCTGGCCAGCTGA
- a CDS encoding N-acetylmuramoyl-L-alanine amidase: MSEFLPDFNPDFGGATIVPSPNHGERQGVAGPDIILLHYTGMTTADGALSWLCNPESQVSSHYFVFEDGRVMQLVAETRRAWHAGKSSWAGEADINSRSIGIEIANQGHPGGLPEFPEKQVAAVIELCRDCGQRWSIAPERVLAHSDVAPIRKVDPGEKFPWDILSRHGVGHWVEPAPIRGGRFFQRGDHGQPVEALQSMLSIYGYGVEITGAYCEKTEGAVAAFQRHFRPALVDGIADFSTIDTLHRLIASLPKFSAV, translated from the coding sequence ATGAGTGAATTTCTGCCGGATTTCAACCCGGATTTCGGGGGCGCAACCATTGTGCCTTCTCCCAACCATGGCGAAAGACAGGGCGTGGCAGGCCCGGATATCATTCTCCTGCACTATACCGGCATGACGACAGCCGATGGCGCCCTTTCGTGGCTCTGCAATCCCGAAAGCCAGGTATCCAGCCACTATTTCGTTTTTGAAGACGGGCGTGTCATGCAGCTTGTTGCGGAAACTCGCCGCGCCTGGCATGCGGGCAAAAGCAGCTGGGCGGGGGAGGCGGACATCAATTCCCGCTCCATCGGGATTGAAATCGCCAATCAGGGCCATCCGGGCGGCCTGCCGGAATTTCCGGAAAAACAGGTGGCTGCCGTCATCGAATTGTGTCGCGATTGCGGCCAGCGGTGGTCTATCGCCCCTGAAAGGGTGCTTGCGCATTCCGATGTGGCGCCGATCCGCAAGGTTGATCCGGGTGAAAAATTCCCATGGGACATCCTGTCGCGGCACGGTGTCGGTCATTGGGTGGAGCCTGCGCCGATCCGCGGCGGACGTTTTTTTCAGCGCGGCGATCACGGCCAGCCGGTGGAAGCGCTCCAGTCCATGCTATCCATTTACGGATATGGCGTTGAAATAACAGGCGCATATTGCGAAAAAACAGAAGGTGCCGTGGCCGCCTTTCAGCGGCATTTCCGCCCGGCGCTGGTGGATGGTATCGCGGATTTTTCCACGATCGACACGCTGCATCGGCTGATTGCCAGCCTTCCGAAATTTTCGGCCGTTTGA
- a CDS encoding J domain-containing protein: MMFDFACLHISSLWERLLGAIGDAAGSTLGRVVEAIRTLFEGDPETRRKVSFSVAIIALSAKMAKADGVVNDAEVRAFRQIFDFPEEEARNVARLYNLARQDVAGYEAYAERLAGLCGSGHDNCEMLESVIDGLFHIAKADGLIHERELAFLGRIAEIFHITEDHFETIMARHVHMDGRDPYRVLGVSPSDDFLDIRKRYRSLVAEHHPDKLIARGVPMELHAAANERMAALNAAYEAIEKERRVA; this comes from the coding sequence ATGATGTTCGATTTCGCCTGTTTGCATATTTCATCCCTGTGGGAACGGCTGCTCGGCGCGATCGGTGACGCGGCAGGCAGCACGCTCGGTCGCGTGGTAGAGGCGATCCGTACCCTTTTCGAGGGAGATCCGGAGACCCGCCGCAAGGTTTCTTTTTCCGTGGCCATTATCGCGCTGTCGGCAAAGATGGCCAAGGCAGACGGTGTCGTGAACGATGCCGAAGTGCGCGCCTTCCGGCAGATTTTCGATTTTCCTGAAGAAGAAGCCAGAAACGTTGCCCGCCTTTATAATCTCGCACGCCAGGACGTTGCGGGATACGAGGCCTATGCCGAGCGTCTTGCCGGTCTTTGCGGCTCCGGCCATGACAATTGCGAGATGCTGGAAAGCGTCATCGATGGCCTGTTCCACATCGCCAAGGCAGACGGCTTGATCCACGAGCGGGAACTGGCGTTCCTCGGCCGTATCGCGGAAATCTTCCATATTACCGAAGATCATTTCGAAACGATCATGGCACGGCACGTCCATATGGATGGGCGCGATCCCTATCGTGTGCTTGGCGTTTCGCCCTCGGACGACTTTCTGGATATCCGCAAGCGTTACCGTTCACTGGTTGCCGAGCACCACCCGGACAAGCTCATCGCGCGCGGTGTGCCGATGGAATTGCACGCTGCCGCGAATGAGCGTATGGCGGCTCTCAATGCCGCCTATGAGGCCATCGAGAAAGAACGCCGCGTCGCATGA
- a CDS encoding pyrophosphate--fructose-6-phosphate 1-phosphotransferase yields MAKQKVAMLTAGGLAPCLSSAVGGLIERYSDVAPDIDIVAYRSGYQGVLLGDRIEINKDMREKAHLLHRYGGSPIGNSRVKLTNAADCAKRGLVKEGENPLRVAAERLAADGITILHTIGGDDTNTTAADLAAYLGANGYDLTVVGLPKTVDNDVVPIRQSLGAWTAAEVGASFFDNVSNEQSAAPKTFVIHEVMGRHCGWLTAATARAYIQKTNGNEYVEGLMMNTQMKNIDGIYLPEMAFDIEAEAERLKAIMDKHGYVTLFVSEGAGLDSIVAEREAAGEAVKRDAFGHVKIDTINVGGWFQKQFAGLIGAERSMVQKSGYFARSAPANGDDLRLIQGMVDLAVESALNKVSGVTGHDEDQKGKLRTIEFPRIKGGKHFDLSAKWFTEVMEHVGQPFTAA; encoded by the coding sequence ATGGCCAAACAGAAAGTCGCAATGCTGACCGCGGGTGGCCTTGCTCCCTGTCTCTCTTCAGCCGTTGGCGGCCTGATCGAGCGTTATAGCGACGTCGCGCCTGATATTGACATTGTGGCCTATCGTTCCGGCTATCAGGGCGTGCTTCTGGGCGACCGGATCGAGATCAACAAGGACATGCGCGAAAAGGCGCATCTGCTGCACCGTTATGGCGGATCGCCGATCGGCAACAGCCGCGTAAAGCTCACCAACGCTGCCGATTGCGCCAAGCGCGGGCTGGTGAAAGAGGGTGAAAATCCGCTGCGCGTTGCCGCCGAACGGCTGGCTGCCGACGGCATCACCATTCTCCACACCATCGGCGGCGACGACACCAACACGACGGCCGCCGACCTTGCCGCCTATCTCGGCGCCAACGGTTACGATCTGACCGTCGTCGGGCTGCCGAAGACCGTGGATAACGACGTGGTTCCGATCAGGCAGTCGCTCGGCGCATGGACCGCGGCCGAAGTGGGCGCTTCCTTCTTCGACAATGTCAGCAACGAGCAGAGTGCTGCGCCGAAGACCTTTGTCATCCACGAAGTCATGGGCCGCCATTGCGGCTGGCTGACGGCTGCGACCGCCCGCGCCTACATCCAGAAGACCAACGGCAATGAATATGTCGAAGGACTGATGATGAACACGCAGATGAAGAACATAGACGGCATCTACCTGCCGGAAATGGCGTTTGACATCGAAGCGGAAGCCGAACGGCTGAAGGCGATCATGGACAAACACGGCTACGTCACGTTGTTCGTTTCCGAAGGTGCGGGGCTCGATTCCATCGTTGCCGAACGCGAAGCCGCCGGTGAGGCCGTCAAGCGCGATGCCTTCGGCCATGTGAAGATCGACACCATCAATGTCGGCGGCTGGTTCCAGAAGCAATTCGCCGGCCTCATCGGCGCCGAACGCTCCATGGTCCAGAAATCCGGTTACTTCGCCCGCTCCGCTCCCGCCAATGGCGATGATCTGCGCCTCATCCAGGGCATGGTCGATCTTGCCGTCGAAAGCGCGCTGAACAAGGTCTCGGGCGTCACCGGCCACGACGAAGACCAAAAGGGTAAATTGCGGACCATCGAGTTTCCGCGTATCAAGGGCGGAAAGCATTTCGACCTGTCTGCAAAATGGTTCACCGAAGTGATGGAACACGTCGGTCAACCGTTCACAGCGGCCTAA
- a CDS encoding LysE family translocator → MSGQAWLVFCAACAVVFALPSPLVFSVASYAAIRGRKTVFASVTGGALGIVTAMTISAIPAAGLAYLPHAFVEIVQWTGIGWLILFLLWNFATPAAQAANADNDNLPGKSSSGIFRDCYAIAALRPRYFMFFLALLPQFVSTSGNAVETLAVAQAAILLLALGILAAQALFAGSTLALVRRMSGNKKIRPKYRTHFISGRAVSAGYRRIAA, encoded by the coding sequence ATGTCTGGACAGGCGTGGCTGGTTTTTTGTGCAGCATGTGCCGTTGTGTTCGCACTTCCCTCTCCCCTTGTATTCTCTGTCGCCTCCTATGCCGCTATCCGCGGCAGAAAAACGGTGTTTGCCTCTGTCACTGGCGGCGCGCTTGGCATCGTCACAGCTATGACGATATCTGCGATTCCAGCGGCTGGCCTTGCCTATCTGCCGCATGCCTTTGTGGAAATCGTTCAGTGGACTGGTATCGGCTGGCTGATTCTTTTCCTGTTATGGAACTTTGCCACCCCCGCCGCCCAGGCTGCCAATGCAGACAATGACAATCTGCCCGGCAAATCATCCAGCGGCATTTTCCGTGATTGCTACGCCATTGCAGCGTTGCGTCCGCGCTATTTCATGTTCTTCCTGGCACTGTTGCCGCAATTCGTTTCCACCTCCGGCAATGCGGTCGAAACGCTGGCCGTAGCGCAGGCCGCAATCCTGTTGCTGGCACTTGGCATTCTGGCAGCGCAGGCACTCTTTGCCGGCTCCACGCTGGCACTGGTGCGCCGCATGTCCGGCAACAAAAAAATCCGGCCGAAATACCGCACTCACTTCATTTCTGGCCGTGCCGTCAGCGCCGGATACCGCCGCATCGCCGCCTGA